Proteins encoded in a region of the Vicia villosa cultivar HV-30 ecotype Madison, WI linkage group LG5, Vvil1.0, whole genome shotgun sequence genome:
- the LOC131606323 gene encoding uncharacterized protein LOC131606323: protein MAKQSKSKKPESFGKGKVTPIQIAFIVDRYLCDNNFTQTRKSFRIEASSFIANSPINEVPKSLMSLGEMLDEYICLKEQKVMLDQERVYMEQEKNRVQMFLNGVQNVMNVYNASKNFSLANGPMPNAKSAAVPQQKIGVPSAPVTATAPTSTQNPSNMLSVPAENGNFSTPMISVSDRKRKDTRTVDAPSIAKRSRGRSSCTSRKVPVLGQNTLPQSNSAVNNQVVYHPSSVNQSSAANFVPSGSQVQGSSVVKCLFNQPQKSIPSNSQVPKTPPRANSSHSDTNISPPEVTQVPPSNAETTSTCYTVISTKRVMVSPAKQMAYIESSHCISPVKMNPDKATKREHVRSRLNFDSSDIPQRLDSDKSLPNEISTTETNNEAHLYDIDFPNFDALNMDFSFAEMLNDLDFSCEGLDFSCDPTPSHSNDNQVISEQPSTLVEALSEKNMNIQGTDSLTATASVTRNITIVSPEKKHQSCSDQENC from the exons ATGGCCAAACAATCCAAATCCAAAAAACCCGAATCCTTCGGCAAAGGCAAAGTCACCCCAATCCAGATCGCCTTCATCGTCGATCGTTACCTCTGCGACAACAATTTCACCCAAACGCGTAAATCGTTCCGGATCGAAGCTTCATCGTTCATCGCCAATTCTCCAATTAACGAG GTGCCGAAGAGTTTGATGAGTTTGGGTGAGATGCTTGATGAGTATATATGTTTGAAGGAGCAGAAAGTGATGCTGGATCAAGAAAGGGTTTATATGGAGCAGGAGAAGAACCGGGTTCAGATGTTTTTGAATGGGGTGCAGAATGTTATGAATGTTTATAATGCTAGTAAGAATTTTTCGTTGGCGAATGGTCCTATGCCGAATGCGAAGTCTGCCGCGGTTCCTCAACAAAAAATTG GTGTTCCTAGTGCTCCTGTTACTGCCACTGCCCCCACTTCAACACAAAACCCATCAAATATGCTATCCGTACCTGCAGAGAATGGAAACTTCTCAACACCCATGATTAGTGTATCTGACAGAAAGAGAAAAGATACTAGAACAGTGGATGCTCCTTCAATTGCAAAGAGATCGCGCGGTAGATCATCATGTACCAGTAGGAAAGTTCCTGTCCTAG GTCAAAACACACTGCCACAATCAAACAGTGCTGTTAATAATCAAGTAGTTTATCATCCTTCTTCTGTAAATCAATCATCTGCTGCAAACTTTGTACCAAGTGGTTCACAAGTTCAAGGCTCTAGTGTCGTGAAATGCTTATTCAATCAGCCTCAGAAGTCTATCCCGAGCAATTCACAAGTTCCAAAGACACCTCCAAGGGCAAATTCCAGTCACAGTGATACAAATATATCCCCACCTGAGGTTACTCAGGTTCCACCTAGCAATGCAGAGACTACATCTACTTGTTACACTGTAATTTCAACCAAAAGAGTTATGGTTAGCCCTGCAAAACAGATGGCTTATATAGAGAGTAGTCATTGCATTTCGCCTGTTAAAATGAATCCGGACAAGGCAACTAAGAGGGAGCATGTAAGAAGCAGGTTGAATTTTGATTCCTCTGATATACCTCAAAGGTTGGATTCTGACAAATCACTCCCTAATGAGATTTCTACAACAGAGACTAACAACGAAGCTCACTTATATGACATTGATTTCCCCAACTTTGATGCCCTTAACATGGACTTTTCATTTGCTGAAATGTTAAATGATCTAGATTTTTCATGTGAGGGTCTTGATTTTTCATGTGATCCAACACCAAGTCATTCAAATGATAATCAAGTTATATCTGAACAACCATCAACTTTGGTAGAAGCTCTTTCTGAGAAGAATATGAACATACAAG GCACTGATTCTCTGACTGCAACTGCATCTGTCACAAGAAACATAACAATTGTAAGCCCAG aGAAAAAGCACCAGAGCTGTTCAGATCAGGAGAATTGTTGA